In Lentibacillus amyloliquefaciens, one DNA window encodes the following:
- a CDS encoding YitT family protein: MKKLVSDLIMIVAGTLLYALALTFLAIPNNLADGGLPGMSLILYYAFGWSPGIVNFILASIILLIGYRILPRRTIFLTVMTTPLLSFFIYITEQQVDSLGDPLVSAIFAGFFIGIGAGLILRTGSSMGGTSVIARMFNHNFGWDLTRTNFALDALIVSSGLFIIGPLNTMYTIISLFVGKKATDIILEGLDTRKAVSIISAYAPEITDEVVQQMKTSATVFEGYGGYMKENADMAYIIINKYQILKLKRIINSVDDRAFVVVHDVRDVFGGSFSWAKK, encoded by the coding sequence ATGAAAAAACTGGTGAGCGATTTGATTATGATAGTGGCCGGCACATTGCTTTATGCTTTGGCACTGACCTTTCTGGCGATCCCTAACAATCTTGCAGATGGCGGATTGCCCGGCATGTCGTTAATCTTGTACTATGCATTCGGCTGGTCACCGGGTATCGTGAACTTTATACTGGCATCAATTATTTTACTGATTGGCTACCGGATACTGCCAAGGCGCACCATATTCCTGACAGTGATGACGACACCGCTCCTTTCATTTTTTATCTATATCACGGAACAACAGGTTGATTCTTTGGGAGACCCGCTTGTGTCAGCCATCTTTGCAGGATTTTTCATTGGCATTGGGGCCGGCCTTATCCTGCGAACCGGCAGCTCCATGGGCGGAACAAGCGTGATTGCACGCATGTTCAACCACAACTTTGGCTGGGATCTGACGCGGACAAACTTTGCGCTCGACGCATTGATTGTATCATCCGGACTTTTTATTATCGGTCCACTCAATACGATGTATACAATCATTTCATTATTTGTTGGCAAGAAAGCGACAGACATCATCCTGGAAGGGCTTGACACACGCAAAGCCGTCAGCATTATTTCCGCCTATGCTCCGGAAATCACCGATGAAGTCGTTCAGCAGATGAAAACCAGCGCAACGGTATTTGAAGGTTATGGCGGCTACATGAAGGAAAATGCCGATATGGCCTACATCATCATTAACAAATACCAAATCTTGAAACTCAAGCGTATTATTAATTCCGTTGATGACCGGGCATTCGTTGTCGTCCATGACGTTCGTGACGTGTTCGGCGGCAGCTTTTCCTGGGCAAAAAAATAA
- a CDS encoding alkaline phosphatase family protein: protein MLPISYSRMAFLMADFDPFLNKPAVSQYLKDKGVHSTSITDKNFKGSLLSAVHHRGSAFSGYHFTSTIPTLAAGALRESERNFITIYWPGLDACAHQYGPSSNETEDEAYHVDAVLARMVERVKDIKGDTNDTLFVMTADHGQVFIDEAQSLNLNSYPELLSKLRMPPAGERRSLYLYPKEGEERDVREWAEEKGATVFTREEAQAHGLFGDSEMNAELAERIGELIVLPPGTSQWVYDPPQAKGSLGFFKGAHGGLHEDEMIVPCLMWRG, encoded by the coding sequence ATGTTGCCAATCTCGTATTCTCGTATGGCTTTTCTGATGGCAGACTTCGATCCCTTTCTGAATAAACCGGCCGTTTCCCAATACTTAAAGGATAAGGGCGTGCATTCAACATCCATTACCGATAAAAACTTCAAAGGCTCGCTCTTGAGTGCGGTGCATCATCGGGGCAGTGCTTTTTCCGGTTATCATTTCACCTCAACGATACCGACATTGGCTGCTGGTGCATTGCGTGAAAGTGAGCGAAATTTCATTACCATCTATTGGCCCGGGCTTGATGCGTGTGCCCATCAGTATGGTCCGTCGAGCAATGAGACGGAAGATGAAGCTTATCATGTTGATGCTGTATTGGCCCGGATGGTAGAGCGGGTGAAAGATATCAAAGGCGACACAAACGATACATTATTTGTCATGACAGCAGATCACGGACAGGTATTCATTGATGAGGCACAATCCCTGAATCTCAATTCATATCCGGAGCTGTTGTCAAAACTGCGAATGCCGCCAGCCGGTGAACGGCGCTCGTTATATCTTTATCCAAAAGAAGGCGAGGAGCGAGACGTGCGGGAATGGGCTGAGGAAAAGGGCGCAACTGTTTTCACGCGCGAAGAAGCACAAGCCCATGGGTTATTCGGAGACAGCGAAATGAACGCTGAGCTGGCTGAGCGGATTGGTGAATTAATCGTCCTGCCGCCTGGAACGTCACAGTGGGTTTACGATCCACCACAGGCTAAAGGTTCACTTGGTTTCTTTAAAGGTGCGCACGGCGGGCTGCATGAAGATGAAATGATTGTGCCATGTTTGATGTGGCGGGGTTGA
- a CDS encoding peptide ABC transporter substrate-binding protein — MPYIRNFLFILLLFLLVLTACSGEGQEETASEADTGETEEKVVQLSASGEIPGLNPTMADNNMSFNVINQVFEGLYRLDKEGEPQLAMAASEPEVSDDNRVYTFEIREDATWSDGSPVTADDFEYAWKKAVNPETGAAYGPQFEEIVAGASEILKGDKPVDELGVEALDEKTLKVTLEEPVPYFKDLLTTAIFFPQPKAFIKEQGEQYATDSEHTLYNGPFVLENWNGTGNTWTYAKNDQYWDKGSVNVDKIEVNVVKDTQTAVDLYENDQLDRVDLTGDFVDQYASNDEYHTFLTGGVRFLKMNQGKKGESTDLANLNIRKALNMALDRDVIVNDILNNGSQVLYGTVPRGVSENPETGEDFREENGALIQSDVDQAKEHFQQGLEELDKEELEFVLTTSDSSSNKTIAENLKYQWESNLPGLTITIQNVPPEQSVDANVNQEYELILTGWSGDYQDPMTYLNLFITDSPGNHTGYSDEEYDELVLKSKSSLADEPMERWNALLEAERKLIEESAVLVPLYQTGTACLQKDNVKNIINYKVSADNYKWVDVEE, encoded by the coding sequence ATGCCTTACATACGAAATTTTTTGTTTATTTTACTTTTATTTCTCTTGGTATTGACCGCTTGCAGTGGAGAAGGACAAGAGGAAACAGCGTCTGAGGCGGACACCGGCGAAACGGAAGAAAAGGTGGTCCAGCTGAGCGCTTCGGGTGAAATTCCCGGTCTGAATCCAACAATGGCTGACAACAACATGAGCTTTAATGTCATCAATCAGGTATTTGAAGGGCTATACCGTCTGGATAAAGAGGGTGAGCCGCAATTGGCCATGGCGGCAAGCGAACCTGAAGTCAGTGATGATAATCGCGTTTATACCTTCGAAATACGAGAAGACGCCACATGGTCGGATGGCTCACCCGTAACGGCGGACGATTTTGAATATGCCTGGAAAAAAGCGGTTAATCCGGAGACAGGTGCCGCATACGGACCACAGTTTGAAGAGATTGTTGCAGGGGCATCTGAGATTTTAAAAGGTGACAAGCCGGTTGATGAACTCGGTGTTGAGGCACTGGATGAGAAAACATTGAAAGTGACACTGGAAGAGCCGGTGCCATATTTCAAAGATTTATTGACGACAGCGATATTTTTCCCGCAGCCTAAAGCCTTCATCAAGGAGCAAGGCGAACAATACGCAACGGACAGTGAACATACGTTGTATAACGGGCCGTTTGTCCTGGAAAACTGGAACGGAACCGGCAATACATGGACGTATGCCAAAAATGATCAGTACTGGGATAAGGGTTCTGTCAACGTTGACAAGATTGAGGTTAATGTTGTGAAAGATACACAGACTGCGGTCGATCTTTATGAAAATGACCAGCTGGATCGGGTGGATTTGACGGGTGATTTTGTTGATCAGTATGCATCGAATGATGAATACCACACCTTTTTAACGGGTGGGGTTCGATTTTTGAAAATGAACCAAGGAAAGAAAGGCGAATCGACGGATCTTGCCAATTTGAACATCCGAAAAGCATTGAATATGGCACTGGACAGGGATGTTATCGTCAACGACATTCTCAATAACGGATCCCAGGTTCTCTATGGCACGGTACCACGAGGCGTATCAGAAAACCCGGAAACCGGCGAGGACTTTCGCGAGGAAAATGGTGCTCTGATTCAGTCTGATGTGGATCAGGCGAAAGAACACTTCCAGCAAGGATTAGAGGAACTGGACAAGGAGGAATTGGAGTTCGTCCTGACGACATCTGATTCCAGTTCAAACAAAACCATTGCGGAAAATCTCAAATATCAGTGGGAATCAAATCTTCCCGGGCTGACGATAACAATTCAAAACGTACCGCCTGAACAAAGCGTGGATGCTAACGTCAATCAGGAGTATGAGCTGATTTTAACGGGGTGGAGCGGCGACTATCAGGATCCAATGACTTATTTGAATCTGTTTATTACCGACAGTCCAGGCAACCATACAGGTTATTCGGACGAAGAATATGACGAGCTGGTCCTGAAATCCAAATCCTCCCTGGCCGATGAGCCGATGGAGCGGTGGAATGCCTTGTTGGAAGCGGAAAGAAAGCTGATTGAAGAGAGTGCCGTACTCGTCCCGCTCTACCAAACCGGGACGGCCTGCTTGCAAAAAGACAATGTCAAAAATATCATTAACTATAAGGTCAGTGCGGACAACTATAAATGGGTTGATGTGGAAGAATAG
- a CDS encoding YusW family protein codes for MKRILWLATIAMLALTLAACGGGGNGENNDTTAEEGTDETTNEDQNNNTGEQDSSSTNDSTTNTSEDMQTKMENLDYADFELSVEYEGNTSFEASLEKDQNSDVDAELEDDESNVDINGQEAFNQVYPNVNKLSIDTDTNKEDAIQQTLDAFSLESNYEEFELEITFKDGEKIEFED; via the coding sequence ATGAAACGAATTTTGTGGTTAGCAACAATCGCCATGCTGGCACTAACGTTAGCAGCATGTGGCGGCGGTGGTAATGGCGAGAATAATGATACGACTGCTGAAGAGGGAACTGATGAAACGACTAACGAAGATCAAAATAATAATACTGGTGAGCAAGACAGCAGCAGCACGAATGACTCCACAACAAATACATCCGAAGACATGCAGACCAAAATGGAAAACCTTGATTATGCTGATTTTGAGTTATCTGTCGAATATGAAGGGAATACTTCATTCGAAGCTTCCTTAGAAAAAGATCAGAACAGTGATGTGGATGCAGAACTGGAAGATGATGAGAGTAATGTTGATATTAACGGACAGGAAGCATTTAACCAAGTTTATCCAAATGTAAACAAGCTCTCAATCGACACGGATACGAATAAAGAAGATGCCATTCAGCAAACATTGGATGCATTTTCCTTGGAATCCAATTACGAGGAATTTGAGTTAGAAATCACATTTAAAGACGGCGAAAAAATTGAATTTGAGGATTAA
- a CDS encoding sulfurtransferase: MSQVPLIVTTDWLVERLDDPKLRLIDATTFLKRPDDGGYYDVWSGEDAYKEGHIPGAVFADLLNDLSDPDSEFAFTVPSRERFTSKMSELGVGDNDTYVVVYDSGLAEAGASVVASDWASRLAWQLQYEGLDEVAVLDGGFQKWQEEGRPVSTDPGSYPKANFTGERRPELLATKEDVKNAMNDDNVVLVNSLTKADFNGETDTYERSGHIPGSVNVFFGDHSDPESKELHDDNKLREAFEKSGALDPDKKVITYCGSGIAATWNALILNKLGQNNVAMYDGSMTEWAADKSLPLDTAEKDK; encoded by the coding sequence ATGAGCCAAGTTCCATTGATTGTGACGACTGACTGGCTGGTGGAAAGACTGGATGATCCGAAATTACGATTAATAGATGCCACGACATTTCTAAAACGGCCTGATGATGGTGGTTATTATGATGTATGGTCAGGTGAGGACGCGTATAAAGAAGGCCATATCCCCGGTGCTGTTTTCGCTGATTTGTTGAATGATCTTTCTGACCCGGATTCGGAGTTCGCTTTCACTGTTCCTTCAAGAGAACGATTCACCAGTAAAATGAGTGAACTGGGTGTCGGTGACAATGATACGTATGTTGTCGTGTATGACAGCGGATTAGCTGAAGCAGGAGCGTCGGTTGTCGCTTCCGACTGGGCATCACGGCTTGCCTGGCAGCTGCAATATGAAGGACTGGATGAGGTTGCAGTGCTTGATGGCGGTTTCCAGAAATGGCAGGAGGAAGGACGCCCTGTTTCAACTGATCCCGGATCTTATCCGAAAGCTAATTTCACAGGGGAGCGTCGTCCTGAATTATTGGCGACGAAAGAGGATGTAAAAAATGCGATGAATGACGATAATGTCGTTCTCGTTAACAGTCTGACGAAAGCAGACTTTAATGGTGAAACAGACACCTATGAGCGCAGCGGGCATATCCCGGGCAGTGTCAATGTTTTCTTTGGCGACCACTCAGATCCGGAATCGAAAGAACTGCATGACGATAATAAATTGCGTGAGGCATTTGAAAAATCAGGAGCACTTGACCCTGATAAGAAGGTCATAACCTATTGCGGGAGCGGCATTGCTGCAACGTGGAACGCCCTGATTTTGAATAAGTTAGGACAAAATAACGTTGCCATGTACGATGGTTCCATGACTGAATGGGCTGCAGATAAATCACTTCCGTTAGATACAGCGGAAAAAGATAAATAA
- a CDS encoding glucose PTS transporter subunit IIA encodes MNNKELAQIIVKNLGGEGNIASLTNCITRLRINLKSRNNVDLEAIKGYDEVLSVIDQGTIQIVLGPGKVTKVANEIHESTRINVDVEGEDDASEFDLAGDTKASYKAKQTSSFQQLFRHIGNIFVPIVPGLVASGLMLGIANLILNMADADMINEAVLESDWYMLLQSIGGLLFGSLGVFVGINTAREFGGTMVLGGIAGLLIYAPVLGDIGTLSLFGLDLSVSSGLGGLLGVIVAAYLFTKIEKFIRNHVPDSLDLILTPLITVMVGSLATIVVIQPIAGILMDGITWFLVDGMLEAGGVIGGFILSATFLPLVTVGMHQGLIPVHLELIEQFGSTTLLPILAMAGGGQVGAMIAIYLKTKSKRLKNTVASVTPVGFLGIGEPLIYGVTLPLGRPFITASLGAGFGGAFLSLSSVGAITVGPSGIVMIPLIADNNYLLYIIGLVISYIGGFILTYLFGFKEEMVYKLYGETPSQTSTNQPKQEAAASRQDGDETHIKSPLTGELRPLNELTDEVFANELVGKGIAIYPTEGKLYAPAAGTVSTVYPTGHAVGITSDNGAEILLHIGLDTVDIKEKVFELHVSQDDEVKAGQLLCTFDIEAIKNKGFNIASPVVITNSNNYEAITPVDAKHVEAGSKLLEVK; translated from the coding sequence ATGAATAATAAAGAACTGGCACAAATAATTGTTAAAAACCTTGGCGGCGAGGGAAACATTGCCAGCCTCACGAATTGTATAACGCGGTTGCGGATTAATCTTAAATCACGCAATAATGTCGATCTTGAAGCGATCAAAGGCTATGATGAAGTCTTAAGTGTCATTGATCAGGGTACCATCCAAATTGTTTTGGGCCCCGGAAAAGTAACAAAAGTTGCCAATGAAATACACGAAAGCACACGGATTAATGTGGATGTTGAAGGCGAAGATGATGCCAGCGAATTCGATCTTGCCGGAGATACGAAGGCGTCATATAAAGCAAAACAAACATCAAGCTTCCAGCAGCTATTCAGGCACATTGGTAACATTTTTGTGCCAATCGTGCCAGGGCTGGTCGCCTCCGGTTTAATGCTCGGTATTGCCAACTTGATTTTGAACATGGCAGATGCCGACATGATAAATGAGGCAGTTCTCGAGTCAGACTGGTACATGCTGCTGCAATCGATCGGTGGTTTGCTCTTTGGTTCACTCGGTGTGTTTGTTGGTATCAATACGGCGAGAGAATTCGGCGGAACAATGGTCCTCGGCGGCATTGCAGGTTTACTGATTTATGCACCGGTGTTAGGCGATATCGGCACGTTAAGTTTGTTTGGACTGGACTTAAGCGTCAGCTCCGGTCTCGGCGGTCTGTTAGGTGTTATTGTAGCTGCTTATCTGTTTACCAAAATAGAGAAATTTATCCGTAATCATGTACCGGATAGTCTGGATTTAATTTTAACACCATTGATTACCGTTATGGTTGGGTCTCTTGCAACAATCGTTGTCATCCAGCCGATTGCCGGCATACTAATGGACGGCATTACATGGTTCCTTGTTGACGGCATGCTTGAAGCCGGCGGTGTCATCGGCGGGTTTATCCTGTCAGCGACATTCCTTCCACTGGTGACAGTCGGCATGCACCAGGGACTGATTCCAGTACACCTGGAATTGATTGAGCAGTTTGGCTCAACGACGCTGCTTCCAATCCTTGCGATGGCAGGCGGCGGACAAGTCGGTGCCATGATCGCCATTTATCTTAAAACCAAAAGCAAACGTCTGAAAAATACAGTCGCAAGTGTTACGCCTGTTGGCTTTCTGGGAATTGGTGAACCGCTTATATACGGTGTCACCCTGCCACTAGGCCGGCCATTTATCACAGCCAGTCTTGGTGCCGGGTTCGGCGGTGCATTTCTATCCCTGTCCAGTGTAGGTGCGATTACTGTGGGGCCTTCAGGCATTGTCATGATCCCGCTAATAGCTGACAACAACTATTTACTGTATATTATCGGGCTTGTCATTTCTTATATCGGCGGGTTCATCCTGACGTATCTGTTTGGCTTCAAAGAGGAAATGGTGTACAAACTCTACGGTGAGACCCCTTCTCAGACGAGTACTAATCAGCCGAAGCAGGAAGCAGCTGCATCCAGACAAGACGGCGACGAGACGCATATCAAGAGTCCTTTAACCGGGGAATTACGCCCATTGAATGAACTCACGGATGAAGTTTTCGCAAATGAACTCGTCGGCAAAGGCATCGCAATTTACCCAACTGAAGGCAAATTATATGCACCTGCTGCGGGAACAGTGTCGACGGTTTATCCGACCGGCCATGCCGTTGGAATCACTTCAGACAATGGAGCCGAGATATTGCTGCATATCGGACTGGATACAGTCGATATCAAAGAAAAGGTATTTGAACTGCACGTATCCCAAGATGATGAAGTCAAAGCAGGCCAGCTCTTATGCACGTTTGATATTGAAGCAATTAAAAACAAAGGTTTCAATATCGCATCACCCGTTGTCATCACCAACTCAAACAACTATGAAGCTATTACACCAGTTGACGCAAAACATGTTGAAGCAGGAAGTAAGCTGTTGGAAGTGAAATAG
- the murQ gene encoding N-acetylmuramic acid 6-phosphate etherase, translating to MNLDEMSTREILQVMNEEDKTVPEAVNNEINQIEKAAQAVIDSFEKGGRLIYIGAGTSGRLGILDAAECPPTFGTDPEKVRSLIAGGQEAITDAVEGAEDDPDQAKTDLKDLNLNESDTVIALAASGRTPYCIGGLTYSHQVGALTAAISCNKNAKISHYADIPIEIEVGPEILTGSTRLKAGTAQKLALNMISTSSMIGIGKVYKNLMVDVQPTNEKLRKRAKNIVSRAAQADTDTAAAYLEKSEQNPKIAIIMIKLQCSYDEAKAHLEQTNGFVRKAIRLAEKDGEHHE from the coding sequence ATGAATTTGGACGAAATGAGTACCCGTGAAATATTACAGGTGATGAACGAAGAAGATAAAACAGTTCCCGAAGCAGTGAATAACGAAATAAACCAAATTGAAAAAGCTGCTCAAGCCGTCATTGACTCATTTGAAAAAGGCGGCCGGCTCATTTATATCGGGGCTGGCACCAGCGGCAGACTGGGAATTCTGGATGCGGCAGAGTGCCCGCCGACATTTGGCACAGATCCTGAAAAAGTCAGGAGTCTTATCGCAGGAGGCCAGGAAGCCATTACGGATGCTGTTGAAGGGGCTGAAGATGATCCCGATCAAGCTAAGACTGACCTGAAAGACTTGAATTTGAATGAAAGCGATACCGTCATCGCTTTAGCTGCGAGCGGGCGCACCCCGTATTGTATTGGCGGCTTGACATACAGCCATCAAGTCGGCGCGCTTACAGCAGCGATTAGTTGCAACAAAAATGCCAAAATTAGTCACTATGCGGACATTCCAATTGAAATTGAAGTCGGTCCGGAAATTTTAACAGGATCCACCCGACTGAAAGCAGGGACGGCGCAAAAACTGGCGTTAAATATGATTTCAACAAGTTCCATGATTGGCATTGGCAAGGTCTATAAAAATCTAATGGTCGATGTACAGCCAACCAACGAAAAACTCCGAAAGCGGGCTAAAAATATTGTCTCGCGTGCTGCACAAGCCGATACTGATACAGCCGCAGCCTATTTAGAAAAATCGGAGCAAAATCCAAAAATAGCCATTATTATGATCAAATTACAGTGCAGTTATGACGAGGCAAAAGCACATCTTGAACAGACAAATGGATTTGTGCGCAAAGCTATCAGACTAGCAGAAAAGGATGGTGAACACCATGAATAA
- a CDS encoding MurR/RpiR family transcriptional regulator has protein sequence MLEGILYKVRESLNYVKPSEGAVAKYILNHPEQAVTMTVNQLAHASYASPSAVMRYSQTLGYKGFKDFKLKLSGDLAVIDLHDLEQETLSPEDSIDKMMSVITNTNIQSLYSSLQLLQKDQFKTANQYLINARKIDFYGIGASLLIAFDAVQKFMRINKACTAYSDFHMQKVSAVNLDDRDVAIAISYSGETQEVLDCVQIAQSKGAKVIAVTKYANSHLSDMADAVLYVAAQEDEFRSAAMSSRIASLNVIDMLYTACAYEDYDKSLAHLNETYDIIQKSQKEET, from the coding sequence ATGCTGGAAGGTATTTTATATAAAGTAAGAGAATCGCTTAATTACGTTAAGCCCTCTGAAGGAGCGGTCGCCAAATATATTTTAAATCATCCGGAACAGGCAGTAACAATGACCGTCAATCAGCTCGCTCATGCCAGTTATGCCAGTCCTTCCGCTGTTATGCGCTACTCTCAGACGCTTGGCTACAAAGGCTTTAAAGATTTCAAGCTTAAATTATCCGGTGATCTCGCGGTGATTGATTTGCACGACTTGGAACAGGAAACCTTGTCGCCCGAGGATTCCATCGATAAAATGATGTCGGTTATCACGAATACTAACATCCAATCATTGTACAGTTCGCTGCAATTACTACAAAAAGATCAATTTAAAACCGCCAACCAGTATTTAATTAATGCGCGGAAGATTGACTTTTACGGTATTGGGGCAAGTCTTTTAATCGCGTTTGATGCTGTTCAGAAATTTATGCGGATTAATAAAGCGTGTACAGCATATAGTGATTTTCATATGCAAAAGGTATCTGCTGTCAATTTGGACGATCGGGACGTGGCAATCGCTATCTCCTATTCGGGTGAAACACAGGAAGTTTTGGACTGTGTGCAAATTGCTCAATCCAAAGGGGCAAAGGTTATTGCCGTAACGAAATATGCCAATTCGCATTTGAGTGACATGGCGGATGCCGTCTTATATGTCGCCGCTCAGGAAGATGAGTTCCGGAGTGCTGCCATGTCGTCACGAATCGCTTCATTAAATGTGATCGACATGCTCTATACCGCATGTGCTTACGAGGATTACGACAAATCCCTGGCACATCTAAACGAAACGTATGACATCATCCAGAAAAGTCAGAAGGAGGAAACTTAA
- a CDS encoding ABC transporter substrate-binding protein: MKKWLVFIMVLLVMVVIAACADDSSQEGEGGSDAGADTDADAASEGGDATTLSFIHWRGEDKEVFEDIIAQFEEANPDINVEMNIYPSEQYQSNAPQLLRDGSIGDVFTSFPGSQFETLKDAGFFSDLSDEDFVSKFSEGSLGVGQADGKQLAIPYQMVFNMPVYNKGMFEELGLEAPTSWSEYQEMADTLIENDIIPIAFPGADIGPNQTMNSMMMNNAKDEDVFQKLESGEESLTNEWWTSTLEDFKFFNENGYFQKDALGTNQDSAMQMVANEEAAMLATGSYHMATLKELNPDLELGFLPPITAEAGEVAYEGIHTATFMLAIHENSEKKEEARKFIDFLSDSEIASQYANGTGQHLTVKDVQYDSEELQNTAYWITDKKTRFQPRYLITNGSVEDAVLGSIENVLGGASVEDAAEEAQKIVEENIE, translated from the coding sequence ATGAAAAAGTGGCTGGTCTTTATCATGGTGTTGCTTGTAATGGTTGTGATTGCTGCATGTGCCGATGACTCGAGTCAGGAGGGTGAGGGCGGAAGTGATGCCGGCGCTGATACAGATGCTGATGCAGCTTCGGAAGGCGGGGATGCAACAACTCTTAGCTTTATTCATTGGCGTGGGGAGGACAAGGAAGTATTTGAAGATATTATTGCGCAATTCGAAGAGGCGAATCCTGACATCAATGTTGAAATGAATATCTATCCTTCAGAACAATACCAGTCAAACGCTCCACAGCTGTTGCGGGACGGGTCGATTGGTGATGTATTTACGTCATTCCCGGGTTCACAGTTTGAAACGTTAAAAGACGCCGGTTTCTTTTCTGATTTAAGTGACGAAGATTTCGTGAGTAAATTCTCGGAAGGATCATTGGGAGTTGGCCAGGCTGATGGCAAGCAGTTGGCAATTCCGTATCAAATGGTCTTTAACATGCCGGTGTACAATAAGGGCATGTTTGAAGAGCTTGGTCTGGAAGCCCCAACCAGCTGGTCAGAATATCAGGAGATGGCGGATACATTAATTGAAAATGACATTATTCCAATCGCTTTTCCGGGTGCTGACATCGGACCAAACCAGACGATGAACAGCATGATGATGAATAATGCAAAGGATGAGGATGTTTTTCAGAAACTGGAGTCAGGGGAAGAGTCGCTTACGAATGAATGGTGGACATCAACACTGGAAGACTTCAAATTTTTTAATGAAAATGGTTATTTCCAGAAGGATGCGTTAGGTACAAACCAGGATTCGGCCATGCAAATGGTTGCCAATGAAGAAGCAGCTATGTTGGCTACGGGATCCTATCATATGGCGACATTAAAAGAATTAAACCCCGACCTCGAATTGGGCTTTTTACCGCCAATAACGGCTGAAGCAGGTGAAGTGGCATACGAAGGCATTCACACCGCGACGTTTATGCTCGCTATTCATGAAAACTCTGAGAAGAAAGAAGAAGCGCGGAAGTTTATTGACTTTTTGAGTGATTCGGAAATAGCTTCTCAGTACGCAAATGGCACAGGCCAACACTTAACGGTTAAGGATGTGCAATATGATTCTGAAGAGCTGCAAAATACTGCCTATTGGATTACCGATAAAAAGACACGGTTCCAGCCGAGATATTTAATTACAAATGGCTCTGTTGAGGATGCGGTTCTTGGTTCGATTGAAAATGTATTGGGCGGTGCTTCTGTAGAAGACGCAGCTGAAGAGGCGCAGAAGATTGTTGAAGAAAATATAGAGTAA